A window of the Brachyhypopomus gauderio isolate BG-103 chromosome 14, BGAUD_0.2, whole genome shotgun sequence genome harbors these coding sequences:
- the LOC143475284 gene encoding uncharacterized protein LOC143475284: MALLVILLTVASSVIWAKEYYYPQNISRTWDEARKSCQSCFKDLVIITIENAQSIVHNLTSDYWIGLRQSFNGSRPWSQWANGDPFSFQNWYPGRPVLKKPVVPVPTCPTPTTTPTTTLTSTYSLPHSPTHSSTHSLAYYATDSSTDFSTDSTTDSTTDSARNSTSTSTPTISTTVNEMMHCPALTKLLSCLNSSDFTITEKSLNAVSHNQTNSASGYTGGPTSLIDTEVSSTIVNTTDSYSSSFIDTTSYNNSSHPREVYETTANTTDSYSSSFIATTSYNNSSHPREVYDTNVNTTDSYISSFKDTTRSDHSSHLPEVYNTTVSMTDSYSNSVASTVPKSLETSHDVTSSHTISTEHSTTTPSTVLTQASVSTISNSIKSTVYQNSTSVPTKPHTTEGISTSPTVSSTVASSPVTIEANDTDPNAYIEDSCVVLLSFGMWWEKHCNDVLRYICYDELFYGTLVVNNTTDTTVSVSWKEAAGNITHYRVKLSRQDVQIINGTYLNETNLNHTRNVTGLETEFNDLEPGTLYQIQMIPVKCGRDLNPDTLSFYTLPESISNLTIVNVEMHNVTLNWTAPYGGYDSYLVNVSGKPHGPDDSYYVSGNQSDHKSHTVVKLHPGVLYNFTVCAVLNNSVYGQAAWINGYTKPSPVKNLTSANNDTTKITVSWDSDDCNSTEYCYHIILYENEINKADYRKQTITLTNLTAGSKYTLSVSALANCSVEGEALNISAYTSPLPVSNLNLKRTNNSITASWQNPGGNYTRFEVNIFNSTNNIIPLTTINTNQSSYMFDGLKAAEKYTVSVISYLTVEGMQSFIMKSDAVNATNYTLPVPLVDVSVISKNTTTVQLKWVVPDESKGVTNMKFKLTYSSPFWMKNGTFNVTGQVTTIIPDLQSGSRYYFNVSILAGDLESAPVSTNEKTVANNRTLTLSVLCSSAITQYCMREDTISQALNALKQQIDNHFSQKVFWTLERKAQP; this comes from the exons ATGGCACTGCTGGTCATACTGCTCACAGTTG CATCATCTGTTATCTGGGCAAAGGAGTATTACTATCCCCAGAATATTTCCCGGACATGGGATGAAGCCAGGAAGTCCTGTCAGTCCTGTTTCAAAGACCTTGTGATCATCACGATAGAAAATGCACAGAGCATTGTTCATAACCTCACTTCAGACTACTGGATTGGGCTTCGGCAGAGTTTTAATGGCTCTAGGCCTTGGTCACAGTGGGCCAATGGTGACCCTTTTAGCTTTCAGAACTGGTATCCTGGTCGCCCCGTGCTGAAGAAACCGGTTGTCCCAGTGCCTACATGTCCAACTCCAACTACTACTCCAACTACTACACTAACTTCAACCTATTCCCTACCACATTCACCAACACATTCCTCAACACATTCTCTAGCCTATTATGCTACAGATTCTAGTACAGATTTTAGTACAGATTCTACTACAGATTCTACTACAGATTCAGCTAGAAATTCTACCTCAACATCTACCCCAACTATTTCCACAACTGTTAATGAAATGATGCATTGTCCAGCCTTGACCAAACTCCTCTCTTGTCTAAATTCATCTGATTTTACGATTACCGAGAAGAGTTTAAATGCTGTCAGCCATAACCAAACTAATTCAGCTTCAGGCTACACAGGTGGTCCTACAAGTTTAATTGATACAGAGGTTTCCAGCACAATTGTCAACACAACAGATAGCTACAGCAGTTCCTTCATAGATACCACAAGCTATAATAATTCCAGTCACCCTCGAGAGGTGTATGAAACAACTGCAAATACAACAGATAGCTACAGCAGTTCCTTCATAGCTACCACAAGCTATAATAATTCCAGTCACCCTCGAGAGGTGTATGACACAAATGTGAATACAACAGATAGCTACATCAGTTCCTTCAAAGATACCACAAGGTCTGATCATTCCAGTCACCTTCCAGAGGTGTACAACACAACTGTCAGCATGACTGATAGTTACAGCAATTCTGTTGCCAGCACGGTCCCCAAAAGTCTCGAAACATCTCATGATGTAACTTCCAGCCATACCATTTCCACTGAACACTCCACAACAACCCCAAGCACAGTGCTGACTCAGGCATCTGTTAGCACAATCTCCAACTCCATCAAATCCACAGTATATCAGAACTCCACCAGTGTCCCCACAAAGCCTCACACAACTGAGGGCATTTCTACCAGCCCCACAGTATCTAGTACAGTTGCCAGCTCACCCGTCACCATTGAAGCAAATGACACAGACCCTAATGCATACATTGAGGATTCTTGCGTGGTCCTGCTCAGCTTTGGCATGTGGTGGGAGAAGCACTGCAACGATGTCTTGCGCTACATCTGCTATGATG AGCTATTTTATGGTACATTGGTGGTCAACAATACGACAGACACTACGGTATCAGTGAGCTGGAAGGAGGCTGCTGGGAATATTACCCACTACCGTGTCAAGCTTTCCAGACAAGATGTTCAAATCATAAACGGAACATATTTAAATGAAACAAACCTAAACCATACCAGAAATGTGACAGGACTGGAAACAGAGTTTAATGACCTAGAGCCAGGAACACTGTACCAGATCCAGATGATCCCTGTGAAATGTGGCAGAGATCTCAATCctgacactctctctttctacacTC TACCCGAGAGCATCAGCAATCTGACCATAGTGAATGTAGAAATGCACAACGTTACCCTCAACTGGACTGCTCCATATGGAGGTTATGATTCTTACTTAGTAAATGTGTCTGGAAAACCACATGGACCTGATGATTCTTACTATGTGTCTGGCAATCAAAGTGATCATAAAAGTCACACAGTAGTAAAGCTACATCCTGGGGTATTATACAACTTCACAGTTTGTGCTGTGCTCAACAACTCTGTTTATGGACAAGCAGCCTGGATTAATGGCTACACCA AGCCTTCTCCAGTAAAAAATCTCACATCTGCAAATAATGATACTACAAAGATAACTGTTTCCTGGGACTCAGATGATTGTAATAGTACAGAATACTGCTATCATATTATTCTATATGAGAATGAGATTAATAAGGCTGATTATCGCAAGCAAACAATCACACTGACGAACCTCACAGCAGGCAGTAAATACACCTTGAGTGTGTCTGCGCTGGCAAACTGCTCTGTGGAAGGAGAAGCTCTTAACATCAGTGCCTACACCA GTCCATTACCGGTGTCTAATCTGAACCTAAAAAGGACAAATAACAGTATTACTGCTTCTTGGCAAAACCCAGGGGGGAATTATACCAGGTTCGAAGTGAACATCTTTAACTCTACCAACAACATCATCCCACTCACTACTATCAACACAAATCAGTCAAGCTACATGTTTGATGGTCTGAAAGCAGCTGAAAAGTACACAGTTAGTGTCATCTCTTACTTGACGGTGGAAGGAATGCAATCCTTTATCATGAAAAGTGATGCAGTGAATGCAACCAATTACACAC TTCCTGTGCCACTTGTTGATGTTAGTGTCATCAGCAAAAACACCACCACAGTACAGCTAAAGTGGGTTGTCCCAGATGAATCAAAAGGGGTCACAAATATGAAGTTTAAGTTGACCTACTCTTCTCCTTTTTGGATGAAGAATGGAACCTTCAATGTAACAGGACAAGTCACCACCATCATTCCTGACTTACAATCAGGATCTAGATATTACTTCAATGTCAGCATTCTTGCAGGTGACCTGGAGAGTGCCCCCGTTTCCACAAATGAAAAAACAG
- the LOC143475552 gene encoding receptor-type tyrosine-protein phosphatase eta isoform X2 produces the protein MLLPWGSFFFSALTLIWAKEYYYPQPNSSTWDNARLNCQLCYTDLVRITSGNAEFVVQNLTSKLYWTGLRKNFSGSISWAQWCNGDPVTYQNWYPGHPIPKKQTVPALTCPALNVNDSTQSPTLTQLLACLNSNKTNSSLSLATSSPTIFLTTSANCSSTIISDDTDPNAYVDDACVALHNLGMWWENPCSNLLPYICYDVVFYGKIEISNVTYDGAYLRWSQAPGDISYYRVEIQGSSNQTSEETNLTKQIQNLVPGSSELPKLVSNLAIVNVEMHNVTLNWTAPYGGYDSYLVTVSGKPNQISDHENHTVINLDPGVLYNFTVCAVLNNSIYGQAAWINGYTKPSPVKNLTSANNDTTKITVSWDSDDCNSTEYCYHIILYENGINKADYRKQTITLTNLTAGSKYTLSVSALANCSVEGEALNISAYTIPLPVSNLLLNSTANSITANWQNPGGNYSWFKVNIFNSTNIIIPLTTNNTNQSSCIFNSLQAAELYNVTVITYLENFNWVSPTVYRSIFTLPVPPEAVSVISKNTTAVELKWVVPAQSEGVANMKFKVTYSSPFWRNNNGTFNVTGQVTTIIPGLKSGSRYYFSVSIFAGDLESAPTSTNETTVANNRTLTLSVLCSSAITQYCMREDTMSQALNVL, from the exons ATGCTGCTGCCATGGGGGTCTTTCTTCTTCTCTG CTCTCACTCTTATCTGGGCAAAGGAATATTACTATCCCCAGCCAAATTCTAGTACATGGGATAATGCCAGACTCAACTGTCAGCTCTGTTATACAGACCTGGTCAGAATAACATCAGGAAATGCAGAGTTCGTTGTTCAGAACCTTACCTCTAAGCTGTACTGGACTGGGCTTCGCAAGAACTTCAGTGGATCCATATCTTGGGCTCAGTGGTGCAATGGTGACCCTGTCACCTATCAAAACTGGTATCCTGGTCATCCTATCCCAAAGAAACAGACTGTGCCGGCACTTACATGTCCGGCTCTAAATGTTAATGACTCAACGCAGTCTCCGACCTTGACACAACTCCTCGCTTGTTTAAACTCAAACAAAACCAATTCGAGTTTAAGCCTTGCCACTAGTTCTCCTACGATATTCCTCACCACGTCTGCAAATTGCTCATCGACTATCATAAGTGATGACACAGACCCTAATGCATATGTCGATGATGCCTGTGTGGCCCTACACAACCTTGGCATGTGGTGGGAGAATCCCTGCTCCAACCTTCTGCCCTACATCTGCTATGATG TTGTATTTTATGGAAAAATTGAAATATCCAATGTGACGTACGATGGCGCATATCTACGCTGGAGCCAGGCACCAGGGGATATTAGTTATTACAGGGTGGAAATTCAAGGCTCCTCAAACCAAACCTCAGAAGAGACGAACCTGACCAAACAGATCCAGAACCTGGTGCCGGGAAGTAGTGAGT TGCCTAAACTGGTCAGCAATCTGGCCATAGTGAATGTAGAAATGCACAACGTTACCCTCAACTGGACTGCTCCATATGGAGGTTATGATTCTTACTTAGTAACTGTGTCTGGAAAACCAAACCAGATAAGTGATCATGAAAATCACACAGTAATAAATCTAGATCCTGGGGTATTGTACAACTTCACAGTTTGTGCTGTGCTCAACAACTCCATTTATGGACAAGCAGCCTGGATTAATGGCTACACCA AGCCTTCTCCAGTAAAAAATCTCACATCTGCAAATAATGATACTACAAAGATAACTGTTTCCTGGGACTCAGATGATTGTAATAGTACAGAATACTGCTATCATATTATTCTATATGAGAATGGGATTAATAAGGCTGATTATCGCAAGCAAACAATCACACTGACGAACCTCACAGCAGGCAGTAAATACACCTTGAGTGTGTCTGCGCTGGCAAACTGCTCTGTGGAAGGAGAAGCTCTTAACATCAGTGCCTACACCA TTCCATTGCCGGTGTCCAACCTTCTCCTAAACAGCACAGCTAACAGTATTACTGCTAATTGGCAAAATCCAGGGGGGAATTATAGTTGGTTCAAAGTGAACATCTTTAACTCTACCAACATCATCATCCCACTCACTACTAACAACACAAATCAGTCAAGTTGCATTTTTAATTCTCTGCAAGCAGCAGAATTATACAACGTTACTGTCATTACTTACTTGGAGAATTTTAATTGGGTAAGCCCTACAGTGTATCGGTCCATTTTTACAC TTCCTGTGCCACCCGAAGCTGTTAGTGTCATCAGCAAAAACACCACCGCAGTAGAGCTAAAGTGGGTTGTCCCAGCACAATCAGAAGGGGTGGCAAATATGAAGTTTAAGGTGACCTACTCTTCTCCTTTTTGGAGGAACAACAATGGAACCTTCAATGTAACAGGACAAGTCACCACCATCATTCCTGGCTTAAAATCAGGATCTAGATATTACTTCAGTGTCAGCATATTTGCAGGTGACCTGGAGAGTGCCCCTACTTCCACAAATGAAACAACAG TGGCCAATAATCGGACATTAACCCTCTCCGTGCTGTGTTCTTCTGCCATCACCCAATACTGCATGAGAGAAGATACCATGTCCCAAGCCCTGAATGTG TTGTGA
- the LOC143475552 gene encoding receptor-type tyrosine-protein phosphatase eta isoform X1 has translation MLLPWGSFFFSALTLIWAKEYYYPQPNSSTWDNARLNCQLCYTDLVRITSGNAEFVVQNLTSKLYWTGLRKNFSGSISWAQWCNGDPVTYQNWYPGHPIPKKQTVPALTCPALNVNDSTQSPTLTQLLACLNSNKTNSSLSLATSSPTIFLTTSANCSSTIISDDTDPNAYVDDACVALHNLGMWWENPCSNLLPYICYDVVFYGKIEISNVTYDGAYLRWSQAPGDISYYRVEIQGSSNQTSEETNLTKQIQNLVPGSSELPKLVSNLAIVNVEMHNVTLNWTAPYGGYDSYLVTVSGKPNQISDHENHTVINLDPGVLYNFTVCAVLNNSIYGQAAWINGYTKPSPVKNLTSANNDTTKITVSWDSDDCNSTEYCYHIILYENGINKADYRKQTITLTNLTAGSKYTLSVSALANCSVEGEALNISAYTIPLPVSNLLLNSTANSITANWQNPGGNYSWFKVNIFNSTNIIIPLTTNNTNQSSCIFNSLQAAELYNVTVITYLENFNWVSPTVYRSIFTLPVPPEAVSVISKNTTAVELKWVVPAQSEGVANMKFKVTYSSPFWRNNNGTFNVTGQVTTIIPGLKSGSRYYFSVSIFAGDLESAPTSTNETTVANNRTLTLSVLCSSAITQYCMREDTMSQALNVLKEQIDNCFSQNVFWTLEWKTQ, from the exons ATGCTGCTGCCATGGGGGTCTTTCTTCTTCTCTG CTCTCACTCTTATCTGGGCAAAGGAATATTACTATCCCCAGCCAAATTCTAGTACATGGGATAATGCCAGACTCAACTGTCAGCTCTGTTATACAGACCTGGTCAGAATAACATCAGGAAATGCAGAGTTCGTTGTTCAGAACCTTACCTCTAAGCTGTACTGGACTGGGCTTCGCAAGAACTTCAGTGGATCCATATCTTGGGCTCAGTGGTGCAATGGTGACCCTGTCACCTATCAAAACTGGTATCCTGGTCATCCTATCCCAAAGAAACAGACTGTGCCGGCACTTACATGTCCGGCTCTAAATGTTAATGACTCAACGCAGTCTCCGACCTTGACACAACTCCTCGCTTGTTTAAACTCAAACAAAACCAATTCGAGTTTAAGCCTTGCCACTAGTTCTCCTACGATATTCCTCACCACGTCTGCAAATTGCTCATCGACTATCATAAGTGATGACACAGACCCTAATGCATATGTCGATGATGCCTGTGTGGCCCTACACAACCTTGGCATGTGGTGGGAGAATCCCTGCTCCAACCTTCTGCCCTACATCTGCTATGATG TTGTATTTTATGGAAAAATTGAAATATCCAATGTGACGTACGATGGCGCATATCTACGCTGGAGCCAGGCACCAGGGGATATTAGTTATTACAGGGTGGAAATTCAAGGCTCCTCAAACCAAACCTCAGAAGAGACGAACCTGACCAAACAGATCCAGAACCTGGTGCCGGGAAGTAGTGAGT TGCCTAAACTGGTCAGCAATCTGGCCATAGTGAATGTAGAAATGCACAACGTTACCCTCAACTGGACTGCTCCATATGGAGGTTATGATTCTTACTTAGTAACTGTGTCTGGAAAACCAAACCAGATAAGTGATCATGAAAATCACACAGTAATAAATCTAGATCCTGGGGTATTGTACAACTTCACAGTTTGTGCTGTGCTCAACAACTCCATTTATGGACAAGCAGCCTGGATTAATGGCTACACCA AGCCTTCTCCAGTAAAAAATCTCACATCTGCAAATAATGATACTACAAAGATAACTGTTTCCTGGGACTCAGATGATTGTAATAGTACAGAATACTGCTATCATATTATTCTATATGAGAATGGGATTAATAAGGCTGATTATCGCAAGCAAACAATCACACTGACGAACCTCACAGCAGGCAGTAAATACACCTTGAGTGTGTCTGCGCTGGCAAACTGCTCTGTGGAAGGAGAAGCTCTTAACATCAGTGCCTACACCA TTCCATTGCCGGTGTCCAACCTTCTCCTAAACAGCACAGCTAACAGTATTACTGCTAATTGGCAAAATCCAGGGGGGAATTATAGTTGGTTCAAAGTGAACATCTTTAACTCTACCAACATCATCATCCCACTCACTACTAACAACACAAATCAGTCAAGTTGCATTTTTAATTCTCTGCAAGCAGCAGAATTATACAACGTTACTGTCATTACTTACTTGGAGAATTTTAATTGGGTAAGCCCTACAGTGTATCGGTCCATTTTTACAC TTCCTGTGCCACCCGAAGCTGTTAGTGTCATCAGCAAAAACACCACCGCAGTAGAGCTAAAGTGGGTTGTCCCAGCACAATCAGAAGGGGTGGCAAATATGAAGTTTAAGGTGACCTACTCTTCTCCTTTTTGGAGGAACAACAATGGAACCTTCAATGTAACAGGACAAGTCACCACCATCATTCCTGGCTTAAAATCAGGATCTAGATATTACTTCAGTGTCAGCATATTTGCAGGTGACCTGGAGAGTGCCCCTACTTCCACAAATGAAACAACAG TGGCCAATAATCGGACATTAACCCTCTCCGTGCTGTGTTCTTCTGCCATCACCCAATACTGCATGAGAGAAGATACCATGTCCCAAGCCCTGAATGTG ctgAAAGAGCAAATTGACAACTGCTTTAGCCAAAATGTTTTTTGGACTCTTGAGTGGAAAACGCAATAA